From a single Lolium rigidum isolate FL_2022 chromosome 7, APGP_CSIRO_Lrig_0.1, whole genome shotgun sequence genomic region:
- the LOC124674662 gene encoding prolyl 4-hydroxylase 1 isoform X1 — translation MARSRARRLLPVLTFVTLGMLIGSLLQLVFFRRVDDQSSDSVHVDNDQEAAVLRLGYVKPEVISWKPRIIVFHNFLSSEECDYLREIARPRLEISTVVDVATGKGVKSDVRTSSGMFVNSEERKRPVIQAIEKRISVFSQIPVENGELIQVLRYEPSQYYRPHHDYFSDTFNLKRGGQRVATMLMYLTDGVEGGETHFPQAGDGECSCGGTMLKGLCVKPNKGDAVLFWSMGLDGNTDLSSLHSGCPVLEGEKWSATKWMRQKMTF, via the exons ATGGCGCGGTCGCGGGCGAGGCGCCTGCTGCCGGTGCTCACCTTCGTCACGCTCGGAATGCTCATAG GCTCACTGCTACAGCTAGTGTTTTTCCGCCGGGTAGACGACCAATCCT CAGATTCAGTACATGTGGATAATGATCAGGAGGCGGCAGTTCTTCGGCTTGGATAT GTGAAGCCTGAAGTTATCAGCTGGAAGCCTCGAATAATTGTTTTCCATAATTTTCTTAGTTCAGAG GAATGTGATTATCTACGAGAAATTGCTAGACCAAGACTTGAGATTTCTACTGTAGTTGATGTCGCGACAGGAAAA GGTGTAAAAAGTGATGTTCGCACAAGTTCTGGGATGTTTGTGAACTCCGAAGAAAGAAAACGCCCAGTCATTCAG GCTATAGAGAAGCGGATTTCTGTATTCTCTCAGATACCAGTAGAAAACGGGGAACTCATCCAAGTTTTACG GTATGAACCAAGCCAGTATTACAGACCACATCATGATTACTTTTCAGATACT TTCAACCTTAAACGTGGGGGGCAGCGTGTTGCTACAATGTTGATGTATTTGACCGATGGTGTTGAAGGTGGTGAAACCCATTTTCCTCAG GCTGGAGATGGTGAATGCAGTTGTGGAGGAACAATGCTCAAAGGACTATGTGTTAAGCCAAACAAAGGAGACGCTGTGCTATTTTggagcatg GGACTTGATGGTAACACGGACTTGAGCAGCCTTCACAGTGGATGCCCTGTACTGGAAGGGGAAAAATGGTCGGCCACGAAATGGATGAGGCAAAAGATGACTTTCTGA
- the LOC124674231 gene encoding 40S ribosomal protein S27-like — protein sequence MVLQNDIDLLNPPPELEKQKHKKKRLVQSPNSFFMDVKCQGCFNITTVFSHSQTVVVCSGCQTVLCQPTGGKARLTEGCSFRRKAD from the exons ATG GTGCTCCAGAACGACATCGATCTGCTCAACCCGCCGccggagctcgagaagcagaagCACAAGAAGAAGCGCCTCGTCCAGTcccccaactccttcttcatg GATGTCAAGTGCCAGGGCTGCTTCAACAT TACAACTGTGTTCAGCCACTCCCAGACCGTTGTCGTGTGCTCGGGCTGCCAGACCGTGCTCTGCCAACCTACCGGAGGAAAGGCCAGGCTCACCGAGGGATGCTCCTTCCGCCGGAAGGCAGACTAG
- the LOC124674662 gene encoding prolyl 4-hydroxylase 1 isoform X2 has protein sequence MARSRARRLLPVLTFVTLGMLIGSLLQLVFFRRVDDQSYSVHVDNDQEAAVLRLGYVKPEVISWKPRIIVFHNFLSSEECDYLREIARPRLEISTVVDVATGKGVKSDVRTSSGMFVNSEERKRPVIQAIEKRISVFSQIPVENGELIQVLRYEPSQYYRPHHDYFSDTFNLKRGGQRVATMLMYLTDGVEGGETHFPQAGDGECSCGGTMLKGLCVKPNKGDAVLFWSMGLDGNTDLSSLHSGCPVLEGEKWSATKWMRQKMTF, from the exons ATGGCGCGGTCGCGGGCGAGGCGCCTGCTGCCGGTGCTCACCTTCGTCACGCTCGGAATGCTCATAG GCTCACTGCTACAGCTAGTGTTTTTCCGCCGGGTAGACGACCAATCCT ATTCAGTACATGTGGATAATGATCAGGAGGCGGCAGTTCTTCGGCTTGGATAT GTGAAGCCTGAAGTTATCAGCTGGAAGCCTCGAATAATTGTTTTCCATAATTTTCTTAGTTCAGAG GAATGTGATTATCTACGAGAAATTGCTAGACCAAGACTTGAGATTTCTACTGTAGTTGATGTCGCGACAGGAAAA GGTGTAAAAAGTGATGTTCGCACAAGTTCTGGGATGTTTGTGAACTCCGAAGAAAGAAAACGCCCAGTCATTCAG GCTATAGAGAAGCGGATTTCTGTATTCTCTCAGATACCAGTAGAAAACGGGGAACTCATCCAAGTTTTACG GTATGAACCAAGCCAGTATTACAGACCACATCATGATTACTTTTCAGATACT TTCAACCTTAAACGTGGGGGGCAGCGTGTTGCTACAATGTTGATGTATTTGACCGATGGTGTTGAAGGTGGTGAAACCCATTTTCCTCAG GCTGGAGATGGTGAATGCAGTTGTGGAGGAACAATGCTCAAAGGACTATGTGTTAAGCCAAACAAAGGAGACGCTGTGCTATTTTggagcatg GGACTTGATGGTAACACGGACTTGAGCAGCCTTCACAGTGGATGCCCTGTACTGGAAGGGGAAAAATGGTCGGCCACGAAATGGATGAGGCAAAAGATGACTTTCTGA